In the Colletotrichum lupini chromosome 4, complete sequence genome, TTTAAAAAATCGCAAACCACATGGATGAGCATCACGATAGCATGCGGGACTCTGTGCCGGTGTTGATGATTTCCCCGAGTCGGGGATGATGACGCTCGCAAGCCGACTCGGGAAATAACTACGCGTGGAGCAGAAACGATATTGATAACCTGCATCATGACACATGGACACACTATCAAACGTTGTGATTGGGGGGCAGTTGCCAGTAGAACCTATGGTGGACGGTCTAGCAAGAGACACGACTCAGGGCCCTAGTCTCTGGCACGGCTGTACGGATACGGCGTATACGGGTCACGGATAGCATGGAAATGAGCTTTCGTAGTACAAAGTCACAGACTACGAAGTAGTAGCGAAAGTGAAAGACCGTGCTTAGTCGCGAGAGTTCATTTCGCTCCTCTCAAGGTTCATGACTATAATCTAGACTAGGACGTCACCCCATCGTCCCAACTCCCACGTGCCCGCTGTCTTGTTTCTTCAAGATTGCCAAGGCGAGTTTCTCTTTGGGAATAAACCCCTCGGAGATGTTTGATTTAACGGTGGAGAGAACACTCAAGAATCCATGTCTCAACTCATCTGGGTACGGAGTGCAAGACAATAATTCATACGTTCCACTCATAAATCTACGGACACGATACTACCAAGGATATCCTATAATTCTTCGCTCCAATCGCCCTCCTCTTCTATTTCAACAAACCGGGCCAGCCGCCTCTTGAGTTCCTCCACGCCAATCCTCCTCGAAGACGAAGTCGACGACAATAACGGCGGCGCTGGCGGTGGCAGGAGCACCTCATCCACGATATGCACAACGCCATCCCTGACCGGCACATCTCTCGCTGATACCGCCGCCCCATTCACACCAACACCCCCCTTCACCACGCCCACCAGCCGTCCAGCCTCACCCGTGCGTCCCGCGCTGCGAGAAACCACCGCCTCGATCGTGACCCTCGCCCCGTCAAGCAGAGTCTGAACATCCCGTCGCACCCGCCCCGCCCCGTCGGCGTCCTCCCCGAGGTCCCTCCCCCCGTCGGTCTTCTTCTCCATCTCCACGCCTTTGAAAAAGTCCGTATAAATCACCTCCGCAACAAAATGATACCTCACCAAAGCCTCGAGAAACTTGGCCCCCTCCCGCGAAGAAAAGAGGAAACCCATCGCTTCCTCGCCCAACGTATCCCACGCCTCATTCGACGGCGCAAACACCGTGATCCCAGAGCCGCCACGCAGGCGCCGCAAAACGTCCTCGCTCACTCCGCTCCGCCTCATCGCCTTCGCAAAAGCCCCCAGCGTATCCTCCGGCACCGCAGCACCGACGAGCACATCCCACCGCGGCGGCGGAATCAGAACCTCGTCTATGAAGTGGACGACAACGGCACCATCCCCGCTCTCCCTCGATTCGGAAGCGAGAACCCGGGCGTAAAAGTTGATCTCGACACCCGATGGCCCCTCCGCGATCCTCACCCTCTGCCGTCGAAGCTCCCCGCCCCCACCTTTTTCGAGAACCGTCTCCGCCGTCCGCAGACCGCGGAGGTCTTGGTAAGTATACCGCCCCGGAAGAACGTGGTACTCGAGGATCTCGCCGAGTAGCTCCGCTCGGCTGAGTTCGAAAACGCCCTCGAGCTTCCGAAAGGCCGAGTCCGTGGGGACGAAGATCGTGAAATGCTCTTGTTTCTGCGTTTGCTCGTCGTTGTTGCTGAGAAGCATGTCGTGGACCTTGTCGTATGAGGTGAGGAGCGTCGTGAAGTACTCCGTTTGCATGCCGCTCTCTTTGATCAACGTCAAGAGATTCTCCCCTTTGTCTGCCTCTTCTTGACGCGATCTCGGATCTTCACTTGTTGTTTGCTGTAGTACGACCGGCGCTGCGTGGCCGGTTCCGATGTCGTGGGCGTCGGTTGGATGTCCCATCACGCGTCTACCGGCCTGGGCCACGGCTCCAGCAGCTTGGTAGAACATGCCGCCAATGGCATTGACCACATGGCCGAGTGACGATGACTTGTCATAACTCCGTGCCCGCGTTGTCTCCCAACTCGACTCCCTCGAGCTCCCATCCTGGATTCTTACTATTGACGGCTCGGGCCTAGTCTCGGGTAAAGCAAAAGCCGAGACAGAAGCAGCCACAGCCGCGTATGGCAAGACACAACTCGCCTTCATATCCTCAATATCTTGGGTATCCGATATCAAAGCAGCCGCAGACGGCGACGACGGCGAAGAATCCACTGACGATGAGCGAACGTGACGTATCAGCTTTTCAGAGAGATTTCGACGGAGAGAAGTAGAAGGGTTGAAACGGATTTGTATTCGACGCCCCATGGAGAAGTACTCGCTCCCGATCATAGCCCTATATAGGTAAAAGGTAATTATTGTGTAATTCTCCAACACAAAGAATGGGTCTGAGACATTCACGACCCGGACGAAGTGGGCGTCCCGGTCTCCGCTGATGTAGGTTTCCTGTCATCGGATGGAGACATAGAGGTTCCcgtctcccccccccccctcccggTCCCGGGCGGGCAGCAGCATCGAGGCGGACCATCAGGGTCCGCATTTGCAGTTTGACTTACACCGCACCGTCGCGGCTCTGCATGCTGTTCCACTTCTTCCCGGTGCATGTGATATTCAGATCCATTGTTGGCTTTGACTGGTTGAGAATGTAGACAAGTCGTGTCTTGGCGGTTGTGTAGGACAACAAGGTGTCGTCGCCCGAGTCCGAGAATACCGGGTCCAAGGGCATGATGTATCGTCCGCCGCGATGCATCCAGGAAGTGTGTCCCACGGTCATTTTGTTACCTCGTCCTTTTTTGACTCATCTCAGAGTATTGACATGGTGATGCCGTAAAAAGTTGTACAAAGGCAGGCGAGCTCACACTCGCGGGCCCCCAAACCCGCCAACAACCCGAATCTCCCCAGCCTTCTTCCGTTCCACCGCCTCAAAGGCATCGACAACCCGCCCGCTCCTGACATCAACAGCACCCCATCGCTGCTCTCTGCTCTTTCTCGAggcccttcttcttcctcccaCTCCCGCTTCCGTCCCGTGCTCCCAAACACCAATCTCGTCAAGAAGGACCTCCAAAGCCCACACAAATCTCACACCCCCTGTGCCATCATCTTCCCCTCCACCGCCACCCCCAGGCGGAGCAGTATACAATCTCTCAGCATCTTCCTTATCCCTAGGTATTTTTGTACACAGCAGGTGCAAATCGAGAAGCTGCGAAAACACAAGCCCAAAGGTGGGTTTATTCCGCCTCGACGCCGCCTGGTTCCCGCCGTAGCCGTAACCCGTGATATTCAGCGCAGGTGGGTTAAAGATGGATCGGAGCGTCGGGTCGACCGCCTTACCACCACTGCCAGTGCCATGTTCTCCTCCATtcggtggtggcggcggctgACCTCCCTGGGCAATCGCGGGCTTGGACATCGTCGACTCTTTTGAAGAGCTCGTGCTGTTGAGGAGCATGATCAAGGGGCTAGTCTCCAGGTTTCTGGATAGATACCGCAGGTGGGAGGAGAGGCGTTGGAGCGAGTCATGCGCGGACTGACGGTCGCGGCGGGTGAAGAGGGCCGTCATGAGGCTGTGGAAGTGGGTGATGAGGATGATATCCGGCAAGGTTGGACCTTTCGAATCGTCGTCTTCTGGGGATCTGCTCTCGGGTGCTGCTACGGCTGGGGTGGCCTCGGGAATCTCCTTCTCTGGCGGCGGTGGTCTACTCTCAGTCTCCTCCTCGTGAAGCTCTTTTGTGACTTGTTCTGGCGTTCCTTCAACATTATTATTCAGGTCGTCCCCCTGTGCGCCTTCAGTAACTTCCTCTTCATCCGCTCCTCTCTCGGGAGAATCTGCAGTTATAAACGGCGTCGGGGACCGAATTGTCGAGGGCGGCGGTGACAGCGAAGAAGACGACGAAGATGGCAGCGAGATAGCGTCCTCATCGTCATCCTCGTCACTATCCGCGATCTCTGTTCTCGTAGATTTAATCGGCTGAGGCCGTGGCTTGAGTTCCGGCAACACAATCCTCTCGGGCTGTTGAGATACTTCTGGCTCAGGCACAGCATGCTCTTGTCCCCTCGACGAATTCGCCGCATCCTCAGCAGGCGCTTCCACACCGGCCGAGCCTTCCGCAACCCCTTCATTCCTCTTATCGTCTCCCGTATCATGCTTATCATCATCCTTCGACCGCTCCCTAGATGGTGCGCGAACCCCCGGGGAGGAGACCACGCGTGGCTCAGGACTCTCAGGCAGAATGTCCAAGTCGCCAAGAGCCTCCCACAAGCCCTCGAAATCAAACACCCTCGAGACAGAGACCCTCCCCAAACACCGCCTCAACCTCGTCGCCACATCCGCCTCAGCGGCGCCGCGGACCACGAGCTCCGTTCGAATGGCATCCC is a window encoding:
- a CDS encoding fasciclin domain-containing protein yields the protein MTVGHTSWMHRGGRYIMPLDPVFSDSGDDTLLSYTTAKTRLVYILNQSKPTMDLNITCTGKKWNSMQSRDGAVAMIGSEYFSMGRRIQIRFNPSTSLRRNLSEKLIRHVRSSSVDSSPSSPSAAALISDTQDIEDMKASCVLPYAAVAASVSAFALPETRPEPSIVRIQDGSSRESSWETTRARSYDKSSSLGHVVNAIGGMFYQAAGAVAQAGRRVMGHPTDAHDIGTGHAAPVVLQQTTSEDPRSRQEEADKGENLLTLIKESGMQTEYFTTLLTSYDKVHDMLLSNNDEQTQKQEHFTIFVPTDSAFRKLEGVFELSRAELLGEILEYHVLPGRYTYQDLRGLRTAETVLEKGGGGELRRQRVRIAEGPSGVEINFYARVLASESRESGDGAVVVHFIDEVLIPPPRWDVLVGAAVPEDTLGAFAKAMRRSGVSEDVLRRLRGGSGITVFAPSNEAWDTLGEEAMGFLFSSREGAKFLEALVRYHFVAEVIYTDFFKGVEMEKKTDGGRDLGEDADGAGRVRRDVQTLLDGARVTIEAVVSRSAGRTGEAGRLVGVVKGGVGVNGAAVSARDVPVRDGVVHIVDEVLLPPPAPPLLSSTSSSRRIGVEELKRRLARFVEIEEEGDWSEEL